A genomic window from Lycium barbarum isolate Lr01 chromosome 4, ASM1917538v2, whole genome shotgun sequence includes:
- the LOC132637900 gene encoding uncharacterized protein LOC132637900: MGLSDTYFQTRSSILMLKPFSSMSVVYGMLLSDEKQRQVSSSSQFSSNATSFHASSSQQNFSPKFNFDVSNQNQTIPSKVNFDPATLICKYCKRTRCNRFPPNFKFTKNTRKNGAPINSPVAAQVQVDPTQAQSSSASTAIEALDGASSIPGLSKEQSNQSSSLVQQGLLSFDPFGNPHFFASAKFVGKFPGPSVLLKSYMLSQVASFIWIIDSGATDQMTFHKNLLLNIQSLTIPYLVSLPNGYMVKVNFVGSMTLFPDLGPSLKKPLVLGNMDKGLYKLILPSSASTCDSFPTSMVSYSNNVDVVSDVSTVSVSFSDVCAISNSTIDEDDVLVTFVSNFNKQDVVWHYRLGHIPFSRMKAIPSLNDFSRATWTHLMGAKSNAFDLLKSFISMTETQFELKVQTVRSDNALELGSSIAGSTFFSDKETARALLFQSALPAKFWGDCILTDIYLINRFLSSLLHNKSPYEILYNKQPQYSHLKDFGCLCYCTIPRPQMDKFQPKATPCIFLGYPFAKKGYIVYSLTSKLTFVSRDIVFHEHIFSFALNSTSTPSILPSSLSLYFADPVPVPSHSPIPPSALDSLSSSTSNFPSTDPQPPPLPNPSPISSPYPAQPVHPPPPPELPPVSTRSSSRIHKRPNYLDSYDCHYFGSAPSSTSGQHYVFEPHTYSQAASVPEWKFL, encoded by the exons ATGGGCTTGAGTGACACTTACTTCCAGACTAGGAGCAGTATCCTCATGCTCAAGCCTTTTTCTTCTATGAGTGTTGTGTATGGTATGCTGTTGTCTGATGAAAAACAGAGACAAGTTTCCTCCTCTTCACAATTTTCTTCCAATGCTACTTCTTTTCATGCTAGTAGTTCTCAACAGAATTTCTCTCCAAAGTTTAATTTTGATGTGTCCAACCAAAACCAAACTATTCCCTCAAAGGTGAATTTTGATCCTGCAACCCTCATTTGCAAATATTGCAAGAGAACTA gGTGTAACAGGTTTCCCCCTAACTTCAAATTCACCAAGAACACTAGAAAGAATGGTGCACCTATTAATTCTCCAGTGGCTGCTCAAGTTCAAGTTGACCCAACTCAGGCTCAGTCTTCTAGTGCATCTACTGCTATTGAGGCACTTGATGGTGCTTCTTCAATACCTGGATTGTCCAAGGAACAGTCCAACCAGTCGAGCTCACTAGTTCAGCAGGGACTGCTTTCTTTTGATCCATTTGGAAATCCACACTTCTTTGCTTCAGCAAAATTTGTTGGTAAGTTTCCTGGTCCTAGTGTGCTGCTCAAATCATATATGCTGTCTCAAGTAGCTTCTTTTATTTGGATAATAGATTCTGGGGCAACTGATCAAATGACATTCCACAAAAACCTTCTTTTAAATATTCAATCTCTTACTATACCTTATCTTGTATCTTTGCCTAATGGATATATGGTTAAGGTGAACTTTGTTGGCTCTATGACTTTATTTCCAGACCTA GGCCCTTCTTTGAAGAAGCCTCTGGTTCTTGGTAATATGGACAAGGGCCTCTACAAGCTGATTCTACCCTCATCTGCTTCCACTTGTGATTCTTTTCCTACTTCTATGGTCTCTTATAGTAATAATGTTGATGTTGTTTCTGATGTTAGTACTGTTTCTGTTTCTTTTTCTGATGTATGTGCTATTTCAAATTCTACTATTGATGAAGATGATGTTCTTGTTACTTTTGTTTCAAATTTTAATAAACAAGATGTAGTTTGGCATTACAGGCTAGGTCATATTCCTTTTTCAAGAATGAAAGCTATACCTTCACTTA ATGATTTTTCTAGAGCTACTTGGACTCACTTAATGGGGGCTAAAAGTAATGCCTTTGACTTGTTGAAATCTTTTATTTCCATGACCGAGACACAATTTGAACTAAAAGTCCAAACTGTTAGAAGTGACAATGCTCTAGAGTTAGGTTCTAGTATTGCTGGTTCCACTTTCTTTTCTGACAAAG AAACTGCTAGGGCTTTACTATTTCAATCTGCTCTCCCTGCTAAGTTCTGGGGAGATTGTATTTTAACTGATATCTATCTGATAAATAGATTCCTTTCTAGTTTGCTTCATAACAAAAGTCCTTATGAAATCCTGTATAACAAACAACCACAGTATTCTCACCTCAAGGATTTTGGGTGCCTTTGCTATTGTACTATACCTAGACCTCAAATGGATAAATTTCAACCTAAAGCCACTCCATGCATTTTTCTTGGCTATCCTTTTGCTAAGAAAGGATACATAGTGTATAGTTTGACCTCTAAGTTGACTTTTGTCTCCAGGGATATTGTGTTCCATGAGCACATCTTTTCTTTTGCTCTAAACTCTACTTCCACTCCTTCTATTTTACCTTCTTCTTTGTCTCTTTATTTTGCTGATCCTGTCCCTGTTCCATCTCATTCCCCTATACCACCTTCTGCTCTTGATTCTCTTTCCAGTTCCACTTCCAATTTCCCTTCTACTGATCCCCAACCTCCCCCATTACCTAATCCTTCACCTATTTCATCACCTTATCCTGCACAACCTGTCCATCCACCGCCTCCACCTGAGCTACCTCCTGTTTCTACTAGATCTTCATCTAGGATTCACAAAAGACCCAATTATCTTGATAGTTATGATTGTCATTACTTTGGGTCTGCTCCTTCCTCTACTTCTGGCCAGCATTATGTTTTTGAGCCTCACACTTATTCTCAAGCAGCCTCAGTCCCTGAATGGAAGTTTCTATGA